From the genome of Leptospira koniambonensis:
AAGTTTGTATGTAATGGATATCATTCCATTCTGGGCTTGTATTATTGGTAACGGGATCTTCGCATCTTTTCTTCATGAGATGGAACATGACCTGATCCACAGTATTTATTTTAAAGAAAATCCTAAGATGCAGAATTTTCTATTTTGGATGGTCTGGTTGTTCCGTGCGAATACAGTCAATCCTTGGTTCAGAAAAGAGATCCATCTTCTTCATCATAAACTTTCCGGAAACATAGAAGACATAGAAGAAAGATTTATTAGCAACGGAATGCCTTGGGGTATTAGACGTATACTTGTGATGATAGATCCTATCATGGCAGTTGTTCTGCAAGGTCCTAAGATCAGAAAAGATGCGATCCGCTATCTTGCAAAGATAAAAGCTAAGCCGATCAAGGGACCTTATCGTTTAGTGTATCTTCTTCTTTGGTATTCATTCTTGATCTGGGGAATGATCTCTTTGATCAATTGGTCACTCGGAAGCCCTATACAAGAAACTGGAACCGCTGCCTATATTCATAATTTCTTAAATACTGCAGCGGTAGTATATCTGATCCCTTGTTGGCTTAGACAATCTGCTATACAGATCGTATCTTCTAATATGCATTATTACGGTGATGTTAAGAGTTTATACCAACAGACCCAAGTGCTGGATTCTTGGTGG
Proteins encoded in this window:
- a CDS encoding fatty acid desaturase — encoded protein: MSSLTLERKNISDRFPEKEKTKRIIKWIRRSDSKLRKRFSFLKYQNAIGFGITIGSALGMILLGSLYVMDIIPFWACIIGNGIFASFLHEMEHDLIHSIYFKENPKMQNFLFWMVWLFRANTVNPWFRKEIHLLHHKLSGNIEDIEERFISNGMPWGIRRILVMIDPIMAVVLQGPKIRKDAIRYLAKIKAKPIKGPYRLVYLLLWYSFLIWGMISLINWSLGSPIQETGTAAYIHNFLNTAAVVYLIPCWLRQSAIQIVSSNMHYYGDVKSLYQQTQVLDSWWILPLHMFCFNFGATHGIHHFVVTQPFYLRQAVAPKVKPFLKKYGIRFNDFESMTRANRYQKEEMDGIAIPA